In a single window of the Osmerus eperlanus chromosome 4, fOsmEpe2.1, whole genome shotgun sequence genome:
- the LOC134019019 gene encoding plasma membrane calcium-transporting ATPase 3-like isoform X2, with protein sequence MGDLANSSVEFHPKKQQGSVGGMEVNHAGDFGATLEDLRTLMELRGAEAIQKIQENYTDTESLCQRLKTSPADGLSDNPADLEKRMQVFGQNFIPPKKPKTFLQLVWEALQDVTLIILEIAAIISLGLSFYQPPGEESESCGNVASGAEDEGEAEAGWIEGAAILLSVICVVLVTAFNDWSKEKQFRGLQSRIEQEQRFAVVRNGTVIQIPVADMVVGDVAQVKYGDLLPADGILIQGNDLQIDESSLTGESDHVRKSVDKDPMLLSGTHVMEGSGKMLVTAVGVNSQTGIIFTLLGAGEEEEEKKDKKGKQDGTLENNQNKAKKQDEAVAMEMQPLKSAEGGEVEEKEKKKTNVPKKEKSVLQGKLTKLAVQIGKAGLVMSAITVIILVVYFVIETFVVQGREWLPECTPVYVQYFVKFFIIGVTVLVVAVPEGLPLAVTISLAYSVKKMMKDNNLVRHLDACETMGNATAICSDKTGTLTTNRMTVVQAYTCDQHFNKVPDPEQLNPMVLEMLVSSIAVNSAYTSKIMPPDKEGGLPKQVGNKTECALLGFVLDLKRDYAPVREQIPEEKLYKVYTFNSVRKSMSTVVQLPDGSFRLYSKGASEILLKKCTSILAAGGEKRNFRPRDRDEMVKKVIEPMACDGLRTICVAYRDLPASPQPDWENEADILTDLVCITVVGIEDPVRPEVPDAIKKCQRAGITVRMVTGDNISTARAIAAKCGIIQPGDDFLCIDGKDFNRLIRNEKGEVEQERMDKVWPKLRVLARSSPTDKHTLVKGIIDSTVLEKRQVVAVTGDGTNDGPALKKADVGFAMGIAGTDVAKEASDIILTDDNFSSIVKAVMWGRNVYDSISKFLQFQLTVNVVAVTVAFTGACITQDSPLKAVQMLWVNLIMDTFASLALATEPPTEALLLRKPYGRNNPLISLTMMKNILGHGVYQLIIIFTLLFAGEKIFNIDSGRNAPLHSPPSEHYTIIFNTFVLMQLFNEINARKIHGERNVFDGIFSNPIFCSIVLGTFAMQFVIVQFGGKPFSCAPLNLEQWLWCLFVGLGELLWGQVITTVPTSHLKCLKEAGHGSDEDEVIDEDNPEDEDEIDHAERELRRGQILWFRGLNRIQTQMEVVSTFKRSGSFQGAARRRSSVLSQLHDIRVVKAFRSSLYDGIEKPEPRNSIHDFMVHPEFLINDVVHNIPLIDETDIEEDSERSNRNHVGLVLRQAPPSTQPPQPPPRSHRAPARPYRQQSLPVALNCNNNAVQNGVSLTPEDASPRPISPLHSLETCL encoded by the exons ATGGGGGACTTAGCCAACAGTTCTGTAGAGTTCCACCCCAAAAAGCAACAAGGTAGTGTAGGTGGAATGGAGGTCAACCACGCAGGAGACTTTGGGGCCACCCTGGAGGATCTGCGGACACTCATGGAGCTAAGGGGTGCAGAGGCCATTCAGAAGATCCAGGAGaactacacagacacagagagcctCTGTCAGAGACTAAAGACTTCTCCGGCCGACG GCTTGTCTGACAACCCAGCTGACCTAGAGAAACGCATGCAAGTGTTTGGACAAAATTTCATCCCTCCTAAAAAGCCAAAGACCTTTCTACAGCTGGTGTGGGAGGCCCTTCAGGATGTCACCCTCATCATTCTGGAGATCGCTGCTATcatctctctgggtctctccttTTACCAACCTCCTGGAGAAGAAAGTGAAT CGTGTGGAAATGTGGCATCCGGAGCAGAAGACGAGGGTGAGGCGGAGGCAGGCTGGATTGAGGGGGCAGCCATCTTGTTGTCTGTAATCTGCGTGGTGTTGGTGACAGCTTTTAACGACTGGAGCAAGGAGAAGCAGTTCCGGGGGCTGCAGAGCCGTATTGAGCAAGAGCAGCGCTTTGCTGTTGTGCGGAATGGCACTGTGATCCAGATCCCTGTGGCAGACATGGTGGTTGGGGATGTAGCCCAAGTCAAGTATG GCGACCTGCTGCCTGCAGATGGGATACTGATACAGGGCAATGACCTGCAAATCGATGAGAGCTCGCTGACTGGAGAGTCTGACCACGTACGCAAGTCTGTGGACAAAGACCCCATGTTGTTGTCTG GAACACATGTGATGGAAGGCTCAGGGAAGATGCTAGTCACTGCTGTTGGAGTTAACTCTCAAACTGGAATCATCTTCACTCTtctgggggctggagaggaggaggaggagaagaaagacaaGAAAG GCAAGCAAGATGGTACATTGGAAAACAATCAAAACAAAG CCAAGAAACAGGATGaggctgttgccatggagatgcaGCCCCTGAAGAGTGCAGAAGGTGGGGAggttgaggagaaagagaagaagaagaccaaTGTTCCCAAAAAAGAGAAATCTGTCCTTCAGGGCAAACTCACTAAACTGGCAGTGCAAATCGGGAAGGCAG GCCTGGTCATGTCAGCCATCACAGTTATCATTTTAGTGGTGTACTTTGTGATTGAGACATTCGTGGTACAGGGCAGGGAATGGCTCCCTGAATGCACGCCTGTTTACGTCCAGTACTTTGTCAAGTTCTTCATCATCGGTGTCACAGTGCTGGTAGTAGCTGTGCCCGAGGGGCTACCACTGGCTGTCACTATATCCCTTGCCTACTCTGTAAAG AAAATGATGAAGGATAACAACCTGGTGCGTCACCTGGATGCATGTGAGACCATGGGCAATGCCACGGCCATCTGCTCTGATAAGACTGGCACCCTGACCACCAACCGAATGACTGTGGTGCAGGCTTATACTTGTGACCAACACTTCAACAAGGTCCCAGATCCTGAACAGCTCAATCCAATGGTGCTGGAGATGCTGGTTAGCTCGATTGCTGTCAATAGCGCCTACACCTCTAAGATTATG CCTCCAGATAAAGAGGGCGGCCTGCCCAAGCAAGTGGGCAACAAGACGGAGTGTGCGTTGCTGGGTTTTGTTCTGGACTTGAAGAGAGACTACGCTCCAGTGAGGGAGCAGATCCCTGAGGAGAAACTCTACAAGGTCTACACCTTTAACTCTGTGCGCAAGTCCATGAGCACCGTGGTTCAGCTTCCTGACGGGTCCTTCCGCCTCTACAGCAAAGGGGCCTCCGAGATCCTACTCAAAAA GTGCACGTCCATCCTGGCGGCAGGGGGGGAGAAGCGGAATTTCCGTCCACGGGACAGGGATGAGATGGTGAAGAAGGTGATTGAGCCCATGGCTTGTGATGGCCTGAGGACCATCTGTGTGGCCTACCGGGATTTACCTGCCAGTCCTCAACCTGACTGGGAGAACGAGGCTGACATCTTGACTGACCTGGTCTGCATCACAGTAGTAGGCATCGAGGACCCTGTCCGCCCAGAG GTCCCAGATGCCATCAAGAAATGCCAGCGTGCAGGTATCACTGTGCGCATGGTGACAGGTGACAACATTAGCACGGCTCGTGCGATTGCTGCCAAGTGTGGCATTATCCAGCCGGGGGATGACTTCCTGTGTATTGATGGGAAGGACTTCAATAGACTAATCAGAAATGAAAAAGGAGAG GTTGAGCAAGAACGCATGGACAAGGTTTGGCCCAAGCTGCGAGTTTTGGCTCGGTCTTCCCCAACAGACAAACATACTCTGGTCAAAG GAATAATTGACAGCACTGTACTGGAGAAGCGGCAGGTTGTGGCTGTGACAGGAGATGGGACAAATGACGGACCCGCCCTCAAGAAGGCTGATGTTGGCTTTGCCATG GGTATCGCTGGTACTGATGTAGCAAAGGAAGCCTCTGACATCATCTTGACGGATGATAACTTCTCAAGCATTGTCAAGGCAGTCATGTGGGGGAGGAATGTCTATGACAGCATCTCCAAGTTCCTACAGTTCCAGCTGACCGTCAACGTGGTGGCTGTCACTGTGGCCTTCACGGGGGCCTGCATCACACAG gaCTCTCCTCTCAAGGCGGTGCAGATGCTGTGGGTAAATCTGATCATGGACACCTTCGCCTCCCTAGCCCTGGCAACCGAGCCCCCTACTGAAGCCCTGCTCCTGAGGAAGCCCTACGGTCGCAACAACCCCCTCATTTCCCTCACCATGATGAAGAACATTCTGGGCCATGGAGTCTATCagctcatcatcatcttcacccTGCTGTTCGCAG GGGAAAAGATCTTCAACATTGACAGTGGCCGCAATGCCCCTCtgcactctcccccctctgagCACTACACCATTATCTTCAACACCTTTGTGCTAATGCAACTATTCAACGAGATCAATGCCCGAAAAATCCACGGAGAGAGGAATGTTTTTGACGGCATCTTTTCTAACCCCATCTTCTGCAGTATTGTTCTTGGAACTTTTGCAATGCAG TTTGTTATAGTGCAGTTCGGAGGGAAGCCTTTCAGCTGTGCACCGCTCAACTTGGAACAGTggctctggtgtctgtttgtggGATTGGGAGAGTTGCTGTGGGGACAG GTCATCACTACAGTACCCACCAGTCACCTCAAGTGTTTGAAGGAGGCAGGTCACGGGTCAGACGAGGATGAAGTCATTGATGAGGACAATCcggaggatgaagatgagatTGACCATGCAGAGCGTGAACTGCGTCGAGGGCAGATCTTGTGGTTCAGAGGGTTGAACCGCATCCAGACTCAG ATGGAGGTAGTGAGTACCTTCAAGAGAAGTGGTTCCTTTCAGGGTGCTGCACGCCGCCGTTCGTCAGTTCTCAGCCAACTCCATGAC ATCCGAGTGGTGAAAGCATTCCGTAGCTCCCTTTATGACGGTATTGAGAAACCGGAACCCAGGAACTCCATCCATGATTTCATGGTTCACCCGGAATTTCTCATCAATGACGTGGTCCACAATATCCCCTTAATTGACGAGACAGACATTGAGGAAGACTCAGAGCGATCCAACCGCAACCATGTTGGCCTGGTTCTCCGTCAAGCTCCTCCTTCCACTCAGCCTCCCCAACCTCCACCCCGCTCTCATCGCGCCCCTGCTAGACCCTACCGCCAGCAGAGCCTCCCTGTTGCCCTCAACTGCAACAACAACGCAGTCCAGAATGGTGTCTCCCTGACCCCAGAAGATGCCTCTCCTCGTCCCATCAGCCCGTTGCACAGCTTAGAAACATGTTTATAA
- the LOC134019019 gene encoding plasma membrane calcium-transporting ATPase 3-like isoform X1 → MGDLANSSVEFHPKKQQGSVGGMEVNHAGDFGATLEDLRTLMELRGAEAIQKIQENYTDTESLCQRLKTSPADGLSDNPADLEKRMQVFGQNFIPPKKPKTFLQLVWEALQDVTLIILEIAAIISLGLSFYQPPGEESESCGNVASGAEDEGEAEAGWIEGAAILLSVICVVLVTAFNDWSKEKQFRGLQSRIEQEQRFAVVRNGTVIQIPVADMVVGDVAQVKYGDLLPADGILIQGNDLQIDESSLTGESDHVRKSVDKDPMLLSGTHVMEGSGKMLVTAVGVNSQTGIIFTLLGAGEEEEEKKDKKEGNSSSAMQQPPAVEAKQIHITNGKQDGTLENNQNKAKKQDEAVAMEMQPLKSAEGGEVEEKEKKKTNVPKKEKSVLQGKLTKLAVQIGKAGLVMSAITVIILVVYFVIETFVVQGREWLPECTPVYVQYFVKFFIIGVTVLVVAVPEGLPLAVTISLAYSVKKMMKDNNLVRHLDACETMGNATAICSDKTGTLTTNRMTVVQAYTCDQHFNKVPDPEQLNPMVLEMLVSSIAVNSAYTSKIMPPDKEGGLPKQVGNKTECALLGFVLDLKRDYAPVREQIPEEKLYKVYTFNSVRKSMSTVVQLPDGSFRLYSKGASEILLKKCTSILAAGGEKRNFRPRDRDEMVKKVIEPMACDGLRTICVAYRDLPASPQPDWENEADILTDLVCITVVGIEDPVRPEVPDAIKKCQRAGITVRMVTGDNISTARAIAAKCGIIQPGDDFLCIDGKDFNRLIRNEKGEVEQERMDKVWPKLRVLARSSPTDKHTLVKGIIDSTVLEKRQVVAVTGDGTNDGPALKKADVGFAMGIAGTDVAKEASDIILTDDNFSSIVKAVMWGRNVYDSISKFLQFQLTVNVVAVTVAFTGACITQDSPLKAVQMLWVNLIMDTFASLALATEPPTEALLLRKPYGRNNPLISLTMMKNILGHGVYQLIIIFTLLFAGEKIFNIDSGRNAPLHSPPSEHYTIIFNTFVLMQLFNEINARKIHGERNVFDGIFSNPIFCSIVLGTFAMQFVIVQFGGKPFSCAPLNLEQWLWCLFVGLGELLWGQVITTVPTSHLKCLKEAGHGSDEDEVIDEDNPEDEDEIDHAERELRRGQILWFRGLNRIQTQMEVVSTFKRSGSFQGAARRRSSVLSQLHDIRVVKAFRSSLYDGIEKPEPRNSIHDFMVHPEFLINDVVHNIPLIDETDIEEDSERSNRNHVGLVLRQAPPSTQPPQPPPRSHRAPARPYRQQSLPVALNCNNNAVQNGVSLTPEDASPRPISPLHSLETCL, encoded by the exons ATGGGGGACTTAGCCAACAGTTCTGTAGAGTTCCACCCCAAAAAGCAACAAGGTAGTGTAGGTGGAATGGAGGTCAACCACGCAGGAGACTTTGGGGCCACCCTGGAGGATCTGCGGACACTCATGGAGCTAAGGGGTGCAGAGGCCATTCAGAAGATCCAGGAGaactacacagacacagagagcctCTGTCAGAGACTAAAGACTTCTCCGGCCGACG GCTTGTCTGACAACCCAGCTGACCTAGAGAAACGCATGCAAGTGTTTGGACAAAATTTCATCCCTCCTAAAAAGCCAAAGACCTTTCTACAGCTGGTGTGGGAGGCCCTTCAGGATGTCACCCTCATCATTCTGGAGATCGCTGCTATcatctctctgggtctctccttTTACCAACCTCCTGGAGAAGAAAGTGAAT CGTGTGGAAATGTGGCATCCGGAGCAGAAGACGAGGGTGAGGCGGAGGCAGGCTGGATTGAGGGGGCAGCCATCTTGTTGTCTGTAATCTGCGTGGTGTTGGTGACAGCTTTTAACGACTGGAGCAAGGAGAAGCAGTTCCGGGGGCTGCAGAGCCGTATTGAGCAAGAGCAGCGCTTTGCTGTTGTGCGGAATGGCACTGTGATCCAGATCCCTGTGGCAGACATGGTGGTTGGGGATGTAGCCCAAGTCAAGTATG GCGACCTGCTGCCTGCAGATGGGATACTGATACAGGGCAATGACCTGCAAATCGATGAGAGCTCGCTGACTGGAGAGTCTGACCACGTACGCAAGTCTGTGGACAAAGACCCCATGTTGTTGTCTG GAACACATGTGATGGAAGGCTCAGGGAAGATGCTAGTCACTGCTGTTGGAGTTAACTCTCAAACTGGAATCATCTTCACTCTtctgggggctggagaggaggaggaggagaagaaagacaaGAAAG AGGGCAATAGTAGCTCAGCTATGCAGCAACCCCCTGCAGTCGAAGCAAAACAGATCCACATCACAAATG GCAAGCAAGATGGTACATTGGAAAACAATCAAAACAAAG CCAAGAAACAGGATGaggctgttgccatggagatgcaGCCCCTGAAGAGTGCAGAAGGTGGGGAggttgaggagaaagagaagaagaagaccaaTGTTCCCAAAAAAGAGAAATCTGTCCTTCAGGGCAAACTCACTAAACTGGCAGTGCAAATCGGGAAGGCAG GCCTGGTCATGTCAGCCATCACAGTTATCATTTTAGTGGTGTACTTTGTGATTGAGACATTCGTGGTACAGGGCAGGGAATGGCTCCCTGAATGCACGCCTGTTTACGTCCAGTACTTTGTCAAGTTCTTCATCATCGGTGTCACAGTGCTGGTAGTAGCTGTGCCCGAGGGGCTACCACTGGCTGTCACTATATCCCTTGCCTACTCTGTAAAG AAAATGATGAAGGATAACAACCTGGTGCGTCACCTGGATGCATGTGAGACCATGGGCAATGCCACGGCCATCTGCTCTGATAAGACTGGCACCCTGACCACCAACCGAATGACTGTGGTGCAGGCTTATACTTGTGACCAACACTTCAACAAGGTCCCAGATCCTGAACAGCTCAATCCAATGGTGCTGGAGATGCTGGTTAGCTCGATTGCTGTCAATAGCGCCTACACCTCTAAGATTATG CCTCCAGATAAAGAGGGCGGCCTGCCCAAGCAAGTGGGCAACAAGACGGAGTGTGCGTTGCTGGGTTTTGTTCTGGACTTGAAGAGAGACTACGCTCCAGTGAGGGAGCAGATCCCTGAGGAGAAACTCTACAAGGTCTACACCTTTAACTCTGTGCGCAAGTCCATGAGCACCGTGGTTCAGCTTCCTGACGGGTCCTTCCGCCTCTACAGCAAAGGGGCCTCCGAGATCCTACTCAAAAA GTGCACGTCCATCCTGGCGGCAGGGGGGGAGAAGCGGAATTTCCGTCCACGGGACAGGGATGAGATGGTGAAGAAGGTGATTGAGCCCATGGCTTGTGATGGCCTGAGGACCATCTGTGTGGCCTACCGGGATTTACCTGCCAGTCCTCAACCTGACTGGGAGAACGAGGCTGACATCTTGACTGACCTGGTCTGCATCACAGTAGTAGGCATCGAGGACCCTGTCCGCCCAGAG GTCCCAGATGCCATCAAGAAATGCCAGCGTGCAGGTATCACTGTGCGCATGGTGACAGGTGACAACATTAGCACGGCTCGTGCGATTGCTGCCAAGTGTGGCATTATCCAGCCGGGGGATGACTTCCTGTGTATTGATGGGAAGGACTTCAATAGACTAATCAGAAATGAAAAAGGAGAG GTTGAGCAAGAACGCATGGACAAGGTTTGGCCCAAGCTGCGAGTTTTGGCTCGGTCTTCCCCAACAGACAAACATACTCTGGTCAAAG GAATAATTGACAGCACTGTACTGGAGAAGCGGCAGGTTGTGGCTGTGACAGGAGATGGGACAAATGACGGACCCGCCCTCAAGAAGGCTGATGTTGGCTTTGCCATG GGTATCGCTGGTACTGATGTAGCAAAGGAAGCCTCTGACATCATCTTGACGGATGATAACTTCTCAAGCATTGTCAAGGCAGTCATGTGGGGGAGGAATGTCTATGACAGCATCTCCAAGTTCCTACAGTTCCAGCTGACCGTCAACGTGGTGGCTGTCACTGTGGCCTTCACGGGGGCCTGCATCACACAG gaCTCTCCTCTCAAGGCGGTGCAGATGCTGTGGGTAAATCTGATCATGGACACCTTCGCCTCCCTAGCCCTGGCAACCGAGCCCCCTACTGAAGCCCTGCTCCTGAGGAAGCCCTACGGTCGCAACAACCCCCTCATTTCCCTCACCATGATGAAGAACATTCTGGGCCATGGAGTCTATCagctcatcatcatcttcacccTGCTGTTCGCAG GGGAAAAGATCTTCAACATTGACAGTGGCCGCAATGCCCCTCtgcactctcccccctctgagCACTACACCATTATCTTCAACACCTTTGTGCTAATGCAACTATTCAACGAGATCAATGCCCGAAAAATCCACGGAGAGAGGAATGTTTTTGACGGCATCTTTTCTAACCCCATCTTCTGCAGTATTGTTCTTGGAACTTTTGCAATGCAG TTTGTTATAGTGCAGTTCGGAGGGAAGCCTTTCAGCTGTGCACCGCTCAACTTGGAACAGTggctctggtgtctgtttgtggGATTGGGAGAGTTGCTGTGGGGACAG GTCATCACTACAGTACCCACCAGTCACCTCAAGTGTTTGAAGGAGGCAGGTCACGGGTCAGACGAGGATGAAGTCATTGATGAGGACAATCcggaggatgaagatgagatTGACCATGCAGAGCGTGAACTGCGTCGAGGGCAGATCTTGTGGTTCAGAGGGTTGAACCGCATCCAGACTCAG ATGGAGGTAGTGAGTACCTTCAAGAGAAGTGGTTCCTTTCAGGGTGCTGCACGCCGCCGTTCGTCAGTTCTCAGCCAACTCCATGAC ATCCGAGTGGTGAAAGCATTCCGTAGCTCCCTTTATGACGGTATTGAGAAACCGGAACCCAGGAACTCCATCCATGATTTCATGGTTCACCCGGAATTTCTCATCAATGACGTGGTCCACAATATCCCCTTAATTGACGAGACAGACATTGAGGAAGACTCAGAGCGATCCAACCGCAACCATGTTGGCCTGGTTCTCCGTCAAGCTCCTCCTTCCACTCAGCCTCCCCAACCTCCACCCCGCTCTCATCGCGCCCCTGCTAGACCCTACCGCCAGCAGAGCCTCCCTGTTGCCCTCAACTGCAACAACAACGCAGTCCAGAATGGTGTCTCCCTGACCCCAGAAGATGCCTCTCCTCGTCCCATCAGCCCGTTGCACAGCTTAGAAACATGTTTATAA